CCGGGCAGCCGTCGTCCGATATCGACCAGCAGTTCGGCCGTGCTCCCGGCCAGCGCCTGGGCCAGATCGCGGCGCGCGCCGGCGTCGGCAAGGACTCGCCCGGCATTGGTGATTCCGGTGGTGGCTGCCAGGCTCCATGGCCCGGCCACGGCCACCTTGAACCGCCCGGAGTAGTCGAACAGCTCCTCCTCGAGCCGATCCAGATCGTCACGCCAGGTGGACCGCGCCCGGCGCTGGTCGACGCCGGCGGCGTCGGCCAGCAGCCACTCTCCGGCCAGCAACTGGGCCGGCAGTCCGGACGGCAGGCCGAGCCCCCGTCCGGTGAAGGACGCCCACGGGCCTCGATCCGGCAGCTCGGGCAGGTGCGCGAAGTCGGGCAGCTTGTCGACCACCAGGCGAAGTGCGGCTCCGAAGTCGGTTCCCGGCAACGAACCCAGGCCGGTGACGGCAACCATCACGGCCTCGTCGCGGCGATGGTGGCGCTGCCGATGACGACCTCGCCGTCGTAGTGGACGGCGGCCTGACCAGGGGCGATCCCGAAGGCGGGCTCGTCCAGCTCGATCAGGATCCGTTCGGCCTCGGCCACGATGGTGGCCGGCATCGGCTCGCCGTGGGCCCGAACCTGGACCAGCCCGGTGCGCGTCCCCAGGGCGGCCGGCCCGGCCCAACTGGGCCGGATGGCCTCGATGGTGCGCACCTTGAGCAGCGAGTGCGGTCCGACCGTGACCACCCGCCGCTGTGGATCGACGCCGGTGACATAGCGGGGACGGCCGTCGGCGGCCGGCACCGACAGGTGCAGGCCATGTCGCTGGCCGACCGTGAACTGCTGAGTGCCGGCGTGTGCTCCGACCACCTCGCCCCGCTCGTCCACGATGTCGCCGGGATGGGAGCCCAGCTGCTCGCGCAGGAAGCCGGCGGTGTCTCCGGTCGGGATGAAGCAGATGTCGTGGCTGTCCGGCTTCTGGGCCACCAGCAGGCCGCGGGCGGCGGCTTCGGCCCGCACTTCGGCCTTCGAGATGGCGTCGCCCAGCGGGAACAGCGAGCGGGCCAACTGGTCCTCGGTCAGCACGCCCAGCACATAGGACTGGTCCTTGGAGGCGTCGACCGAGCGCAGCAGCCGCAGCTGGCCGTTCCGGAGTTCCCGGCGGGCGTAGTGGCCAGTGGCCACGGCATCGAAGCCGAGCGCCAGACCGCGCTCAAGGACGGCGGCGAACTTGATCTTCTCGTTGCAGCGCAGGCACGGGTTCGGGGTCCGTCCGGCGGAGTACTCGGCCAGGAAGTCGGCCACCACATCCTGCGCGAACCGCTCAGACAGATCCCAGACGTAGAACGGGATGCCGAGCAGGTCGGCCACCCGGCGAGCGTCGTTGGAGTCCTCCAGAGAACAGCAGCCCCGCGAGCCACTGCGGTACAGCTCGGCGTTGCGGGCCAGCGCCAGGTGCACGCCGACCACCTCGTGGCCGGCCTCGACCAGCCGCGCCGCAGCCACCGAGGAGTCCACGCCTCCCGAAAGTGCCGCCAGAATCCGCATCCATCCCCTATCGACGCCAGCAGTCTAGGCGGACGGGTCAGCCCAGAGCCCGCCGAGCCCTGGCCAGGGCGGTCGGCAGCACCGCGACCACGCGCTCGATGTCGGTCGAGGTGGTACTCGGGCCGAAGGAGAACCGCAGGCTGGCCGAGGCGTCGTCCTGGCTGCGTCCCATGGCCAACAGCACCTCGCTGGGCTGGTGCACCCCGGCCGAACATGCCGATCCGGTGGACGCCTCGACCCCGGCCCCATCCAGGAGGAGCAGCAGGTCGTCGGCCCGGGTGCCGGAGAAGGTGGCATTCACGATGGCCGGACCGGCCGGCTCGACGGTGTTGATCCGCACCTGGGGCAGCCTGGCCAGCTCGGCGATCAGCTGGTCCCTCAGCCCGCGCAGCCGCTCGACCTCAGCCTCGAGGTGGTCGACAGCGAGCCGCACTGCGGCTGCGAAGCCGACCGCCAGCGCCACCGGGACGGTGCCCGAGCGCAGTCGCGCCTCCTGCCCACCCCCGAAGCCGACCGGACGCAGCCGCACTCCGCGGCGGACCACCAAGGCTCCGATGCCGACCGGGCCGCCCACCTTGTGCGCCGACAGCGAGATCAGGTCGGCGCCGCTGCCGGCCAGCCCGATCTCGACATGGCCGAGCGCGGCCACGGCGTCGGCGTGAAACAGCGCGCCGTGCCGATGTGCCAGCTCGGCGACAGCCGAGATCGGCTGGATGGCACCGGTCTCGTTGTTCACCCAGATCACGCTGACCAGGGCCGTCGCCGAAGTGATCAGCTGTTCGGCGGCCGCCACGTCCAGATGACCCGAGGCATCGACCGGCAACCGATCAACCTCGGCGCTGCGCTCGACGACCGCGGCCACCGAGGCGTGCTCGACCGTCGAGATCGCCAACCGCGGCCGCGCCGGGTCGCCCACGGCTCCCAGGATGGCCAGGTTGTTGGACTCGGTCCCGCCGGCGGTGAAGATCAGTTCAGCGGGCAGTGCGCCGACTCGCTCGGCGATCGCCTCCCGGGACTCCTCGAGCAGCCGTCGGGCCCGCCGACCGGCGGCGTGGGTGGAGTTCGGATTGCCGGCCAGGGAGAGCACCGGGAGCATGGCGTCCAGCACTTCGGGCAGGATCGGCGAGCCGGCCGCATGGTCGAGGTAGCTACGCTCGTCCACGCCTACCTCCGATCAACACGAGCCCAGGCCGGAGTGCTTCGGCTGGGAAGTCGGGTACATCCCGAGCAAGATTAGGTCGTCACGGCTACGAAAGGGACCAACCCAATGGACAATCCGGCCAGTGAACCGCCAGTAACCGCCGTACTGGGAGCCCACGTCGACGATGCCGGAACTTCCTTCAGCCTGTGGGCGCCGCGCGCCAACCGGGTCGAGTTGGTCCTCGTGGACGACCAACTGGATCAGCAGAACTACGATCTCGAGCAGTACCCGGACGGAGTCTGGCGCCGACATCTGCCCGACGTCGGCGGTGGCCAGCGCTACGGCTACCGGGTACATGGAGAGTGGGCGCCCGAGCTGGGCCAGCGGTTCAACCCGGCCAAGCTGCTGCTGGACCCCTACGCCAAGGCCATCACCGGTGGCGTGGACTACTCCGGACCGATCACCGACCACACTGCCGAGTCGAACTTCCAGCCCGATCCCACCGACTCTTTCGGCTCGGTGCCGCTGAGCGTGGTGGTCGCCGACTCACCGGCCCCGGCTCCGCTGGCCCAGCCGCGTCCGCTGGAAGAGCTGGTGGTCTACGAGGTGCACCTGCGCGGCTTCACCAAGCAGCATCCGGAGGTGCCCGAGCATCTGCGGGGAAGCTACGCCGGCCTGGCCTACTCCAGCGTCGTGGAGTACCTGGTCGGCCTCGGGGTCAACGCCGTCGAGCTGCTGCCCGTCCACCACTTCGTTTCCGAGCCGTTCGTGATCGGACGCGGCCTGGTCAACTACTGGGGCTACAACAGCCTGGGCTTCTTCGCCCCGCACGGCCACTACTCCTCGGCCGGGACCACGGGCGAGCAGGTGGCCGAGTTCAAGGCCATGGTGAGCGCACTGCACGAGGCCGGCATCGCCGTGATCCTGGACGTGGTCTACAACCACACCGGTGAGGGCGGCCATGAGGGTCCGACCCTGTGCCTGCGCGGGATCGACCATGGCGAGTACTACCGGCTGACCGAGGACCGCCGCAACGACTACGACGTGACCGGCTGCGGCAATGCCGTGGACACCTCCAAGCCGGCCGTGCTGCGAATGGTGCTGGACTCACTGCGCTACTGGGCCACCGAGATGGGGGTGGACGGCTTCCGCTTCGATCTGGCCACCACTCTGATCCGCGACGGCGCCCACCACGTCGATCAGAACCACGAGTTCAAGCAGGCCATCGCGGCCGATCCGGTGCTGTCCGGCAAGGTGATGATCGCCGAGCCGTGGGATCTGGGCCCGTACGGCTATCAGGTCGGCCGCTGGGGTGCCGACTGGACCGAGTGGAACGACCGCTTCCGCGGCTTCACCCGCGACTTCTGGCGCGGTGCGGTCGGCGGCGTCCAGGAGCTCGCCACCCGGCTGTCGGGCTCCTCCGACATCTTCGACCACGACGGACGTCCGGTGACCGCATCGCTGAACTTCGTCACTGCTCACGACGGCTTCACAATGCGTGACCTGGTCACCTACGACCTCAAGCACAACGAGGCCAACGCCGAGCGCAACCGTGACGGAGCCGACGACAACCGCTCCTGGAACCACGGCTACGAGGGCGAGACCGACGATCCCGGCATCATCGCCGCCCGGCAGCGGGCCGCCCGGAACCTGATGGCGACCCTGCTGCTCAGCGCGGGAGTTCCGATGATCACCGCCGGCGACGAGTTGGGACGCACCCAGGGCGGCAACAACAACGCCTACTGCCAGGACTCGCCGATCTCCTGGCTGAACTGGAACACTCGCCAGGAGTGGCCCGACCAGGAGGAGTTCACCCGACGCCTGCTCAAGCTGCGCGCCGAGCATCCGCTGCTGCGCCCGGGCAGCTGGCGCCGGCACGGCAAGGTGGTGGACGCCGCCGGCCGGAGCCTGGGCCGCTCACCGATCGCCTGGTTCAACGAGACCGGCTGGGAGATGACCAACGATCACTGGCACGACCAGGGACGGCGCACGCTGGGGATGTACCTCTCCAACGCCGACGAGGGCCTGTTGATCTGGTTCCACGCCGGGGCCGATCCGATCGAGACCGACCTTCCGGGAGCCCCGTGGGCTCTGGAGTACCAGGTGCTCACTCACAGCGGCACGGACGGCGAACTGCCCGAGGAGCCGATCGCACCCGGATCCACCCTCACCCTGCCCGGCGCCACAGTGGCCGTCCTGGCCGTGAAGGTCCGCACCGGGTCCCGGTAGGGGCAGGCGCAGGCTCCGGGCCGCGACCCGCCGGCGATGATGCCATCGACCGTGGCCGTCAGTCGTCGATCCCGAGGACTTCCTTCAAGAGGTCACGCAACTCCGGATCGCTGAGCGTCGGACGCCGCTGGACGACGGCGGCCATCCCGTAGACCGTGCCTTCGCCCCGCGCCGCCGCCGCCGGATCGGCGTTGCCGGCCAGGACGGCGCCCAGCGCGGCCACCAGGCTCTCGACGCGGGCGTTGAGTGCCGGGTCGAGTCCGCCCCGATCCAGGAGCACCAGGCCGACCACCCGCCGATGCTCGACATAGAAGTCCGCCAGGAACCGGGCACCGGCCTCCGCGCGGTCCCGATCCGGACCGGCCTGCAGCCGTCCCACGGCCGCTTCGGCCTCGTCGAGCACCGGGACCAGGAGCGAGTTGATCAGCTCCTCCTTGGACTCGAAATGACTGTAGATCGACGCCTTTCGGATGCCGAGGGCGTTCGCGATCATCTGCAGCGACGTCCCCGCCAGCGAATGAGCGTTGAACAACTCCGTCGCGGCCTGGAGCAGGCGATCGCGACCGCCTCGCGTCCGCTTCAGCGCGGCGCCAGTGCCGTGCAGTGCGCTGTCCGACGACACACCAACCTCCTCAAACTACCGATCGGTAGTTTCGCGAGCTATGCTACCGATCGTTAGCCTAGCGCCCCGCTAGCGAGAGGAGAATCCGGAATGGATCACAAGACCTTGCTCAGGATCGACAAGGTGTCGGCCTGGCTCGGCATCGCGTGGGTGATCACCTACGCGCTGACCTTCATCGTGCTCGGTAACAACCTGCCGCCGGCCCAGGCGTCCTGGACCGGCCAGGAGCTCGTCGACAACTTCTACCTGCCGCACCGCACCCAGATCATGATCGGGATGAGCCTGGCCGCGTTCTTCGGCTTCCTCTACGCGGCGCTGAGCATCCTGCTCACCACGCTCATGTGGAAGCGCGAGCGCGGCAATCACACGCTCTCGATGATGCAGCTCATCGGCGGGTGCTTCACGGCGTGGACGCTCATCCAGAGCCCGGTGCTGTGGGCCTGGTCGGCATCGGTCTCCGGCACGGAGATCAACCCGGACCTGATCAAGATGGCGACCACCCTCGGCTGGTACATGATCAACATGATCTATGCGATCACCACCATGCAGTGCTTCGCCCTGGGCGTCTTCACCCTGGCCGACAAGTCGAAGAACCTGATCTTCCCGCGCTGGGCGGCCATCTTCGCGTTCTTCTCCGGGGTGACCTTCTCGACCGAGACGGTGCTCCCGTTCTTCATGACCGGGCCGCTGGCCTACGGAGGCCTGTGGAACTTCTTCGGCGCAGCGGTGTTCTGGTTCGCCTTCTTCCTGGTCTACAACATCTCCGCGATCCGCTTCCTCAACAAGCACGGCATCGAAGCTCCGATCGAGATCGGCGCGATCGACGAGCCTGCGGCGGAACAGCGCGTCCAGAGGGAAGCCGTTGCGACCTTCTGAGCAGCTGACGGTCTCCTCGGCGCGCGGCGTCCCCGCCGCCGAGGAGGCCACCGCACCTCGCAGCGATCGGCGGATCCCCGGTGTGCCAGAGCTATGGGCCCTCTTCGGCCTCGACGTGGCGAACTTCACCCTGCTGTTCGCCGCCTTCCTCCTGGCCCGGGCCCAGGCGCCGGCCACCTTCGCCACCGGACATGCACTCCTCGATCCGACTCGCGGTGGCATCGACACGCTGTTGCTGCTGACCAGCTCCTGGTTCGCGGCCAACGCCCTGCACGCGGCACGGAATGGGCGGCGCGAACACGTCCGCGGCTGGGTAGGCGGGACGGCTCTCGGGGCAGCGATCTTCGTCGCGCTCAAGGCATCGGAGTACACCGGTGTGATCGAGCACGGCATCAACATCGGAACCGATCTCTTCTTCCAGTACTACTTCCTGATCACCGGCCTGCATCTGCTCCATGTGATCGGCGGCGGCGTGATCTTCGCCATCTACTGGCTCCGACTCCGCGACCCGGCCCGGGCGCTGACCGTGCGCTGGTTCGAGACCGCCACCCTCTACTGGCACGTCGTGGACGTGCTGTGGATCGTCATCTTCCCGCTGCTCTACCTGCTGAAGTGATCATGCAAACGATTCCTCGACGTCAGACCCGGGTGTGGGTTGTCCTCCTCTCCGCGACCGTTCTGGTCACCTGGGCGGTCACCCTGCTGGGGTTGCCGGTCAATGTGGCGCTCACCGTCACAATCCTCGTGGCGGGGGTCAAAGCCACGCTCGTTGCGTTCGAGTTCATGGAACTGCGGACCGCGCCACGGCTGATCCAGGCCATCGCGTTGGGCTGGATCGTTGCGGTCACCGGCATGATCCTCGCGTTCCACCTGGCCACCCCGTGACGGTGCGGCGCCCCTCCCCGGTGCCACCGCAGCCGTCCCTGCCGCAATCCTGCGAACCGGATCCCGGTAGGTGCTTTGCGCCCGGAGCAGGGGCTAGGTTTGGGCCGTGAGCAGCAGCCCGTCGCGCAAGCGCCCCGCCAGCCCCCCGGTCGAGCCCCCTGCAGCGGTGACCCCGACCAGCCTCGTCCTGACCGCGCCCAGCGTGCCGAGTCTCGGCTTCGGCCGGATTCCGGTGGCCGGGCTCAGCCCGGTCGTCGAAGCCGGCAGCTACCCGGCCAAGGCCAGCGTCGGTGAACTGATCCCGATCCGAGCCAAGGTCTTCCGGGAGGGCCACGACGCGGTCAATGCCTCAGTGGTGCTGACCACCCCGGACGGCACTGAGCAGCGTCACCCGATGATCGCGGTCGAGCCACGAGGCCTCGACCCGTGGGAGGCCTGGGTGCGGCTCGACCAGCCCGGCCACTGGCGGTTCCGGGTGGAGGGCTGGTCCGACCCGTGGGCCACTTGGCTCCACAATGCCGAGGCCAAGCTGCCCGCCGAGATCGACGTGGAGCTGGTTTGTCTGGAAGGCCGGCACCTGCTCAACGATGCGGCCACCCGGGCACTGGAGACCGGTGATCAGCTGGACGCATCGGTGTTGCGATCCACGGCCGACCTGCTGCTACCCAACCGGGCTCCGGCCGATCTGCTGGACGCGGTGGCGGCCAAAGCGATCACCCGGGCCATGGCCTCCTACGGCCCGCGGGAGCTGGTCTCCCCCACCGCCGACTACCCGATCCAGGTGGATCGCCGGACCGCGCTGTTCTCCAGCTGGTACGAGTTCTTCCCGCGCTCCCAGCAGGCCAGCTATCACCCCAAGACCAAGAAGTGGACCTCGGGCACCTTCGACTCCAGCCATCAGCGCCTGGAGGACGTGGCCGCCATGGGCTTCGACGTGGTCTACCTGCCGCCGATCCATCCGATCGGCACCGCCTTCCGCAAGGGACGCAACAACAGCCTGACTCCGACCGCGGCCGACCCGGGCTCACCGTGGGCGATCGGCTCGGCCGAGGGCGGCCACGACGCCATCCATCCGGATCTGGGCGACTGGGACTCCTTCGACAGGTTCGTGGCCAAGGCCCGCAGCCTGGGCATGGAGATCGCCCTCGACTTCGCCCTCCAGGCGTCCCCCGATCATCCGTGGGTCACCACCCACCCGGAGTGGTTCACCACCCGGCTGGACGGAACCATCGCCTACGCCGAGAACCCGCCCAAGAAGTATCAGGACATCTACCCGATCAACTTCGACAACGATCCGGTCGGGATCTACCACGAGGTCCTGCGGATCCTGAAGCTGTGGATGTCGCACGGCGTGCGGATTTTCCGGATCGACAACCCGCACACCAAGCCGGTGCAGTTCTGGGCCTGGATCCTGCGCGAACTGCGCGAAAGCGACCCGGACGTGCTGTTCCTGGCCGAGGCCTTCACCCGTCCCGAGATGATGCACACGCTGGGCAAGGTGGGCTTCCACCAGAGCTACACCTACTTCACCTGGCGAAACGACAAGCGAGAACTCCAGGAGTACCTGACCGAGCTCAGCCAGGACACCGACGCCTTCTACCGTCCGAACTTCTTCGTGAACACCCCGGACATCAACCCCTTCTTCCTGCAGTCGGGCAACCCGGCCGCCTTCGCCATCCGGGCCATCCTTGCCGCTACCGGTTCACCCAGCTGGGGGGTCTACTCCGGCTTCGAACTGTTCGAGCACAAGGCCTTTCGCGAGGGCGGCGAGGAGTATCTGGACTCGGAGAAGTACGAGTACCGGCCCCGCGACTACCACGCCGAGCCGAACCTCAACCTGCTGCTGGGCAAGCTGAACCGGATTCGCCGCGATCATCCGGCCTTGCAGCAGCTGCGCCGGATCAGCTTCATCTCGACGGCCAATGATCAGGTGCTGGCCTTCGCCAAGAACGATGGCGACGACACCGTGATCGTGATCTGCAGCCTGGACCCCGAGCACACCGTGGAGAGCGAGCTCTACCTGGATCTGCCGGCGCTGGGCATCAGCTCCGACACCGTCGACCTGCGGGACGAGCTCACCGGGGCGAACTTCACCTGGGGCGGGCTCAACTTCGTCCGGCTCACTCCGACCAACCCCGCCCACATCCTGCATGTCCTGGGCCGCTGACGCCGCCGCTGCCTGGCAGCGACATCTCGAGCAGGCCCGCTGGTTCTCCGGCAAGGGCCGCTCAGCACGAGTCAGCGCCCTGACCGCGCTGGACTGGTACACCCCGGCCGGCAGTTGGCCAGCGGTGCGCTCCGAGCTGGCCACCGTGAGCTATCCGGACGGCCCGGACGAGGTCTTCCAGCTGCTGGTCGGCTACGTCCGGCCGGGAACCGCGGACGTCCCGGCCCCGCTGGGTCGGGTACGCCTCGACGATCTGGGCGAGGTGGAGTTCTTCGATGCCACCGAGGACGGCGGCTCGTTGACGGCGCTGGTCGACGCCCTGCTGACCTCACCGCCGCCGGGCATGCGCTGGCTGGAGCCGTCCGCAGTCGATCCCGGGGCGCGGATGCGGCGTTACCGCGGCGAGCAGAGCAACACCACCGTTGTGCTCGGTGACGGCGCCCTGCTGAAGTTGTTCCGCAAGCTGGAGCCCGGGGCGAACCTGGACGCCGAAGTTCTCGAGCGGCTGCCCGGCGAGATCACTCCGCGACTGTTCGGCGTCCTGCGGGCCGATGACTACGACCTGGGCATGTTCTATCAGCGGATCACCGGCATCACTGATGGCTGGGTGTTCGCCACCTCGGCCGCGGCGGCGACGAGCAGCTTCGCCGAGGCGTCCGCCGATCTCGGTCACGCGCTGGCGGTGCTGCACGACGAGTTGGCCTCCGCCTTCGGCACGGCCGAGCGGAGCGGGGACGAGCTGGCCGAGGTGATGCTCGACCGCTACCAGGTGGCCGCCGAGGCGGTCCCCGAGTTGGCCGTCCACGCCCCTGCGGTGACCGAAGTCTTCGATCGGCTGCGCGGCCAACGCCTGACGACCCAGCGCGTGCACGGCGACTTCCACCTGGGCCAGGCGCTGCATCGCCCGGCCGCGGACGGCCAGTCGCCGTGGGTGATCATCGATTTCGAGGGCGAGCCACTGAAGTCGCTGGCCGAACGCCGGGAGTTCGACACCCCGGTCCGTGACGTGGCCGGAGCCCTGCGCAGCCTCGACTACGCCCGCAGCGCGGCCGCCGATCCCGACTCCAGCGCGGCC
The nucleotide sequence above comes from Propionicimonas paludicola. Encoded proteins:
- the mnmA gene encoding tRNA 2-thiouridine(34) synthase MnmA, encoding MRILAALSGGVDSSVAAARLVEAGHEVVGVHLALARNAELYRSGSRGCCSLEDSNDARRVADLLGIPFYVWDLSERFAQDVVADFLAEYSAGRTPNPCLRCNEKIKFAAVLERGLALGFDAVATGHYARRELRNGQLRLLRSVDASKDQSYVLGVLTEDQLARSLFPLGDAISKAEVRAEAAARGLLVAQKPDSHDICFIPTGDTAGFLREQLGSHPGDIVDERGEVVGAHAGTQQFTVGQRHGLHLSVPAADGRPRYVTGVDPQRRVVTVGPHSLLKVRTIEAIRPSWAGPAALGTRTGLVQVRAHGEPMPATIVAEAERILIELDEPAFGIAPGQAAVHYDGEVVIGSATIAATRP
- a CDS encoding cysteine desulfurase family protein encodes the protein MDERSYLDHAAGSPILPEVLDAMLPVLSLAGNPNSTHAAGRRARRLLEESREAIAERVGALPAELIFTAGGTESNNLAILGAVGDPARPRLAISTVEHASVAAVVERSAEVDRLPVDASGHLDVAAAEQLITSATALVSVIWVNNETGAIQPISAVAELAHRHGALFHADAVAALGHVEIGLAGSGADLISLSAHKVGGPVGIGALVVRRGVRLRPVGFGGGQEARLRSGTVPVALAVGFAAAVRLAVDHLEAEVERLRGLRDQLIAELARLPQVRINTVEPAGPAIVNATFSGTRADDLLLLLDGAGVEASTGSACSAGVHQPSEVLLAMGRSQDDASASLRFSFGPSTTSTDIERVVAVLPTALARARRALG
- the glgX gene encoding glycogen debranching protein GlgX, whose amino-acid sequence is MDNPASEPPVTAVLGAHVDDAGTSFSLWAPRANRVELVLVDDQLDQQNYDLEQYPDGVWRRHLPDVGGGQRYGYRVHGEWAPELGQRFNPAKLLLDPYAKAITGGVDYSGPITDHTAESNFQPDPTDSFGSVPLSVVVADSPAPAPLAQPRPLEELVVYEVHLRGFTKQHPEVPEHLRGSYAGLAYSSVVEYLVGLGVNAVELLPVHHFVSEPFVIGRGLVNYWGYNSLGFFAPHGHYSSAGTTGEQVAEFKAMVSALHEAGIAVILDVVYNHTGEGGHEGPTLCLRGIDHGEYYRLTEDRRNDYDVTGCGNAVDTSKPAVLRMVLDSLRYWATEMGVDGFRFDLATTLIRDGAHHVDQNHEFKQAIAADPVLSGKVMIAEPWDLGPYGYQVGRWGADWTEWNDRFRGFTRDFWRGAVGGVQELATRLSGSSDIFDHDGRPVTASLNFVTAHDGFTMRDLVTYDLKHNEANAERNRDGADDNRSWNHGYEGETDDPGIIAARQRAARNLMATLLLSAGVPMITAGDELGRTQGGNNNAYCQDSPISWLNWNTRQEWPDQEEFTRRLLKLRAEHPLLRPGSWRRHGKVVDAAGRSLGRSPIAWFNETGWEMTNDHWHDQGRRTLGMYLSNADEGLLIWFHAGADPIETDLPGAPWALEYQVLTHSGTDGELPEEPIAPGSTLTLPGATVAVLAVKVRTGSR
- a CDS encoding TetR/AcrR family transcriptional regulator, with translation MSSDSALHGTGAALKRTRGGRDRLLQAATELFNAHSLAGTSLQMIANALGIRKASIYSHFESKEELINSLLVPVLDEAEAAVGRLQAGPDRDRAEAGARFLADFYVEHRRVVGLVLLDRGGLDPALNARVESLVAALGAVLAGNADPAAAARGEGTVYGMAAVVQRRPTLSDPELRDLLKEVLGIDD
- a CDS encoding cytochrome c oxidase subunit 3; protein product: MRPSEQLTVSSARGVPAAEEATAPRSDRRIPGVPELWALFGLDVANFTLLFAAFLLARAQAPATFATGHALLDPTRGGIDTLLLLTSSWFAANALHAARNGRREHVRGWVGGTALGAAIFVALKASEYTGVIEHGINIGTDLFFQYYFLITGLHLLHVIGGGVIFAIYWLRLRDPARALTVRWFETATLYWHVVDVLWIVIFPLLYLLK
- a CDS encoding cytochrome C oxidase subunit IV family protein, whose amino-acid sequence is MQTIPRRQTRVWVVLLSATVLVTWAVTLLGLPVNVALTVTILVAGVKATLVAFEFMELRTAPRLIQAIALGWIVAVTGMILAFHLATP
- a CDS encoding alpha-1,4-glucan--maltose-1-phosphate maltosyltransferase, with the protein product MSSSPSRKRPASPPVEPPAAVTPTSLVLTAPSVPSLGFGRIPVAGLSPVVEAGSYPAKASVGELIPIRAKVFREGHDAVNASVVLTTPDGTEQRHPMIAVEPRGLDPWEAWVRLDQPGHWRFRVEGWSDPWATWLHNAEAKLPAEIDVELVCLEGRHLLNDAATRALETGDQLDASVLRSTADLLLPNRAPADLLDAVAAKAITRAMASYGPRELVSPTADYPIQVDRRTALFSSWYEFFPRSQQASYHPKTKKWTSGTFDSSHQRLEDVAAMGFDVVYLPPIHPIGTAFRKGRNNSLTPTAADPGSPWAIGSAEGGHDAIHPDLGDWDSFDRFVAKARSLGMEIALDFALQASPDHPWVTTHPEWFTTRLDGTIAYAENPPKKYQDIYPINFDNDPVGIYHEVLRILKLWMSHGVRIFRIDNPHTKPVQFWAWILRELRESDPDVLFLAEAFTRPEMMHTLGKVGFHQSYTYFTWRNDKRELQEYLTELSQDTDAFYRPNFFVNTPDINPFFLQSGNPAAFAIRAILAATGSPSWGVYSGFELFEHKAFREGGEEYLDSEKYEYRPRDYHAEPNLNLLLGKLNRIRRDHPALQQLRRISFISTANDQVLAFAKNDGDDTVIVICSLDPEHTVESELYLDLPALGISSDTVDLRDELTGANFTWGGLNFVRLTPTNPAHILHVLGR
- a CDS encoding phosphotransferase; amino-acid sequence: MSWAADAAAAWQRHLEQARWFSGKGRSARVSALTALDWYTPAGSWPAVRSELATVSYPDGPDEVFQLLVGYVRPGTADVPAPLGRVRLDDLGEVEFFDATEDGGSLTALVDALLTSPPPGMRWLEPSAVDPGARMRRYRGEQSNTTVVLGDGALLKLFRKLEPGANLDAEVLERLPGEITPRLFGVLRADDYDLGMFYQRITGITDGWVFATSAAAATSSFAEASADLGHALAVLHDELASAFGTAERSGDELAEVMLDRYQVAAEAVPELAVHAPAVTEVFDRLRGQRLTTQRVHGDFHLGQALHRPAADGQSPWVIIDFEGEPLKSLAERREFDTPVRDVAGALRSLDYARSAAADPDSSAALGWTAEATGAFLDGYGRHRPVQPAILQAYLLDKAIYEVVYEVRNRPGWAHIPLRAVQDELVRAQGGPTIRPKEF